In Bradyrhizobium erythrophlei, a single genomic region encodes these proteins:
- a CDS encoding co-chaperone GroES: MKFRPLHDRVVVKRIDAEEKTTGGIIIPDTAKEKPSQGEITAVGPGGRDEAGKLIPIDLKVGDRVLFGKWSGTEVKLDGQELLIMKESDIMGVLTDLPAAKKKAA; the protein is encoded by the coding sequence ATGAAATTCCGTCCGCTTCACGACCGCGTCGTGGTCAAGCGTATCGACGCCGAAGAGAAGACCACTGGCGGCATCATCATTCCGGACACTGCCAAGGAAAAGCCCTCGCAGGGCGAAATCACCGCCGTCGGTCCGGGTGGCCGCGACGAAGCCGGCAAGCTGATCCCGATTGACCTCAAGGTTGGCGACCGCGTGTTGTTCGGCAAGTGGTCGGGCACCGAGGTCAAGCTCGATGGTCAGGAACTGCTGATCATGAAGGAAAGCGACATTATGGGCGTTCTCACCGATCTGCCCGCCGCTAAGAAGAAAGCCGCGTAA